Proteins from a genomic interval of Candidatus Binataceae bacterium:
- a CDS encoding MSMEG_1061 family FMN-dependent PPOX-type flavoprotein yields the protein MTTATDYRITKLAQLRAIIGEPGALVPHKLLKALDEPMVEFIGRSPFLVLATADAAGNQDASPKGDAPGFVAIENRRSLLIPDRKGNKLVFSLQNILANPHVGLIFMVPGTDETLRVNGTAELTVEPEVLKRLAARGADAQLAIRLTIRECFFHCAKAFMRSQLWRPESWSERVKISWGDYLASKTGADAKTARQIDQFVEQDYKNNL from the coding sequence ATGACCACGGCCACAGATTATCGGATCACCAAGCTGGCGCAATTGCGCGCGATCATCGGCGAGCCGGGCGCGCTGGTGCCGCACAAGCTGCTTAAGGCGCTCGACGAGCCGATGGTCGAGTTCATCGGGCGGTCGCCGTTCCTGGTGCTGGCGACGGCCGACGCCGCGGGAAATCAGGACGCCTCGCCCAAGGGGGACGCGCCGGGTTTCGTCGCGATTGAGAATCGGCGCAGCCTGCTCATCCCGGATCGCAAGGGGAACAAGCTGGTCTTCAGTTTGCAGAATATCCTGGCGAACCCGCACGTCGGGTTGATCTTCATGGTGCCTGGGACTGATGAGACGCTGCGGGTCAACGGCACGGCGGAACTGACGGTGGAACCTGAGGTGCTCAAGCGGCTGGCGGCGCGCGGAGCCGACGCGCAGCTCGCGATTCGTCTGACGATTCGCGAATGTTTCTTCCACTGCGCGAAGGCCTTTATGCGCTCGCAGCTATGGCGTCCGGAGAGCTGGAGTGAGCGCGTGAAGATCTCGTGGGGCGACTATCTGGCGAGCAAGACCGGCGCGGACGCGAAGACGGCCCGTCAGATCGATCAGTTCGTCGAGCAGGATTACAAGAACAATTTGTAG
- a CDS encoding DNA methyltransferase encodes MTAKEWLKAQLGVWEFFYEGRDIRDKNLHPATFPIALARHVIKLFTHRGEMVLDPFVGSGTTLVAALDADRNAAGFDLQQKYVDLSLSRLKEQSLFGKSTQLAVCDDARNIPAYLAPESVALILTSPPYANLLNRKRKNKSRRIRDNGQLGKVEQYSQDPRDLGTLALEDYAQEMGAIFAGLLPLLKQHGHCVINVPDMWWENERITIHIALVEELRRRGFELRNIIIWDRTNLVNNIGIFGWPSNYITMGVTFEYLLDFWRPENEARRTAIPAIKSRTDPKTAGASEHGVDSNGTSGKRGRNREYP; translated from the coding sequence ATGACGGCAAAGGAGTGGCTCAAAGCCCAGCTTGGGGTCTGGGAGTTCTTCTACGAGGGCCGGGATATTCGTGATAAAAACCTGCATCCCGCAACCTTCCCGATCGCGCTCGCACGCCACGTCATCAAACTTTTCACTCATCGAGGCGAGATGGTTTTAGACCCCTTCGTCGGCAGCGGTACGACGCTGGTTGCAGCTCTCGATGCGGATCGAAACGCTGCTGGATTTGACCTCCAGCAAAAGTATGTGGATCTGTCGCTGTCCCGGCTCAAGGAACAAAGCCTGTTCGGCAAAAGCACTCAACTCGCAGTATGCGATGACGCTCGCAATATTCCCGCCTATCTCGCCCCCGAGTCGGTGGCTCTGATTCTCACGTCGCCGCCATACGCAAATCTTTTGAATCGCAAGCGCAAGAACAAATCGCGCCGGATTCGAGATAACGGACAATTAGGGAAAGTTGAGCAGTATTCGCAGGACCCGCGTGATCTGGGAACTCTTGCATTGGAGGATTACGCGCAAGAGATGGGCGCAATCTTCGCCGGACTCCTGCCGCTGCTGAAACAGCACGGGCACTGCGTGATTAACGTGCCTGACATGTGGTGGGAGAATGAGCGCATCACCATCCATATCGCGCTGGTCGAGGAATTGCGCAGACGCGGCTTCGAACTGCGCAACATCATCATCTGGGATCGCACAAATCTCGTGAACAATATCGGGATTTTCGGCTGGCCCAGCAATTACATCACGATGGGCGTGACCTTCGAATACCTGTTGGATTTCTGGCGGCCGGAAAACGAAGCACGAAGAACCGCCATCCCCGCTATCAAAAGCCGAACTGATCCGAAAACGGCTGGCGCTTCGGAACATGGGGTGGATTCCAACGGCACGAGCGGGAAACGCGGGCGGAATCGGGAATACCCTTGA
- a CDS encoding LLM class flavin-dependent oxidoreductase, whose amino-acid sequence MKLALYLPNFREKITVSEIVDLARVAEELEFDSIWTLDRIVVPEASDRQELRKPFGFMKEFPLALPVSSRGEFLNGLALIPYLAAITKKIRVGVSVIDTPYRAPGVLAAEIATWDHLAGGRINVGVGTGWMPEEFEAASAAHIYERRNKHVIETIEIMQGIWSQEVFEYHGEFASFPKCGFGVKPVQKPHPPIFFGGLGVPKIAAKRVAKYGLAGWIGIQDTPEEITRWRSAIKDELEKIGSPHAIDDLEISSMLFFDITSEKTDQTPRGKLTPSMTGAPAQLIDNLKRYQDAGLTLPLLWPPFKGVPTAKTIVDLRRLKEDILPKVR is encoded by the coding sequence ATGAAGCTTGCCCTTTATCTCCCCAACTTCAGGGAGAAGATAACCGTCAGCGAGATCGTTGATCTCGCTCGGGTCGCCGAGGAACTTGAGTTCGATTCCATTTGGACGCTGGACCGTATCGTAGTTCCGGAAGCCTCCGACCGTCAGGAGTTGCGCAAACCCTTCGGCTTCATGAAGGAGTTTCCGCTGGCTTTGCCGGTCTCTTCGCGGGGCGAGTTCTTGAACGGGTTGGCGCTCATTCCCTATCTGGCAGCGATCACGAAGAAGATTCGGGTCGGCGTAAGCGTAATCGACACGCCCTATCGAGCCCCGGGAGTCTTGGCGGCGGAGATTGCGACTTGGGACCACCTCGCCGGCGGGAGGATCAACGTCGGTGTCGGGACCGGCTGGATGCCCGAGGAGTTCGAGGCGGCGAGCGCGGCGCACATCTACGAAAGACGGAACAAGCACGTCATCGAGACGATCGAGATCATGCAAGGTATCTGGTCGCAAGAGGTGTTCGAGTATCACGGCGAGTTCGCTTCGTTTCCGAAATGCGGCTTCGGCGTAAAGCCCGTGCAGAAGCCTCACCCGCCGATCTTTTTCGGCGGGCTCGGAGTGCCGAAGATCGCGGCGAAGCGCGTCGCCAAGTACGGCTTGGCCGGCTGGATCGGGATACAGGACACCCCCGAAGAAATCACGCGGTGGCGGTCAGCGATCAAAGACGAGCTCGAAAAGATCGGCAGCCCGCACGCGATCGACGATTTGGAAATATCGAGCATGCTCTTCTTCGACATCACGAGCGAGAAGACGGATCAGACGCCCAGAGGAAAACTGACTCCGTCGATGACGGGAGCGCCGGCGCAGCTCATAGACAATCTCAAGCGGTATCAGGACGCCGGTTTAACCCTTCCGCTCCTCTGGCCGCCGTTTAAGGGGGTGCCTACCGCAAAGACCATTGTCGATCTGCGAAGACTCAAGGAAGACATTCTGCCGAAAGTGCGGTGA
- a CDS encoding MvaI/BcnI family restriction endonuclease has translation MGWIPTARAGNAGGIGNTLEDFIGIKENNLPIPNAAEWEMKTHRIGSVSLMTLFHVEPSPRALKFVPLVLLPKYGWPHREAGERHPLGELSFRQTINAASPSDRGFKVVLDHSTSKVLISFSAKAVDSRHEQWLNTVETRAGLDELGPQPYWGFDDLMHKAGSKLANCFYVGAETKRVAGKEFFHYSEILMMQEFGLEGLLKGLEEGWVFIDFDARSGHNHGTKFRIRQDRFPSLYRQVSKW, from the coding sequence ATGGGGTGGATTCCAACGGCACGAGCGGGAAACGCGGGCGGAATCGGGAATACCCTTGAAGATTTCATCGGCATAAAGGAGAACAATCTGCCGATTCCCAACGCTGCCGAGTGGGAAATGAAAACCCATCGAATCGGCTCTGTATCGCTTATGACGCTGTTCCATGTGGAGCCATCGCCACGTGCATTGAAGTTTGTCCCGCTCGTCCTATTACCGAAATACGGCTGGCCACATAGGGAGGCGGGCGAACGCCACCCATTGGGCGAACTGAGCTTTCGCCAGACGATCAACGCCGCAAGCCCAAGTGATCGCGGTTTCAAGGTTGTACTAGATCATTCCACTTCAAAGGTCCTGATTTCGTTTAGTGCCAAAGCCGTCGATTCGCGCCATGAGCAATGGCTCAACACGGTCGAGACCCGCGCCGGTTTAGACGAGCTTGGCCCTCAGCCCTACTGGGGATTTGACGATCTGATGCACAAAGCCGGAAGCAAGCTCGCAAACTGTTTTTACGTAGGCGCAGAAACGAAGCGCGTCGCGGGCAAGGAATTCTTCCACTACTCCGAAATCCTCATGATGCAGGAATTCGGTTTGGAGGGGCTGTTGAAAGGCCTTGAGGAGGGTTGGGTATTTATCGATTTCGACGCGCGCAGCGGGCATAACCACGGGACGAAGTTCCGTATCCGACAGGACCGATTCCCCAGTCTCTATCGGCAAGTATCGAAGTGGTAA
- a CDS encoding MFS transporter yields MLNRVEPVAAISDPPDDRAAAASHSRATTRAVFANLGVQGYAFALLGVAAPFIATSFRLDQSGIARMYAWISLNAFGALILSRMADRAGRRQLLLFCLIATGLCSLGAALSTRAVAFIVFEIAAYAAIGAAITTSIVMLAEALPTDRRAGGQVIANFATGIGGGACVILAPLLAHFAMSWRWLFALPILSLILVPLMIRMIPESRRWERAAATGATERSRFYDIFRRSYRGRAIPLLIATLIGEVSGAAVPTWIYYHAVTVVGLSPAKGSMILLAGGTISIPGLALGAWMANRLGRVHTIVILGLTGIAGILAFYWGPPKNCAWPTLWLLVAHTWFATTGRGLLVAANSAVTELFPTALRGTIMGWLLFCIAISAISAQASIAILAARFGGMSNVVGWLALLTIPSVLIWGFFIEETRGLSLEAAARE; encoded by the coding sequence ATGCTCAATCGCGTGGAACCCGTCGCGGCAATTTCCGACCCGCCGGACGATCGCGCAGCCGCCGCGAGCCACAGCCGCGCGACGACGCGCGCGGTTTTTGCGAACCTGGGTGTTCAGGGCTATGCCTTCGCGTTGCTGGGCGTCGCGGCGCCTTTTATCGCGACGAGCTTCAGACTCGATCAAAGCGGGATCGCCCGCATGTATGCGTGGATCTCGCTCAACGCTTTCGGCGCCCTGATCCTGTCGCGGATGGCCGATCGCGCCGGCCGCCGCCAACTGCTGCTCTTCTGCCTGATCGCGACCGGGCTCTGCTCCCTCGGCGCTGCGCTCTCGACCCGCGCGGTCGCGTTTATCGTCTTCGAGATAGCCGCCTACGCCGCGATCGGTGCTGCAATCACCACTTCCATCGTAATGCTGGCCGAGGCCCTGCCGACAGACCGGCGCGCAGGAGGTCAGGTGATTGCCAACTTCGCTACCGGTATCGGCGGCGGCGCCTGCGTGATTCTCGCCCCCCTGCTCGCGCACTTTGCGATGTCGTGGCGCTGGCTCTTCGCACTTCCGATACTGAGCCTGATCCTCGTGCCGTTGATGATTCGGATGATCCCCGAGAGTCGGCGCTGGGAGCGCGCGGCTGCCACCGGCGCCACCGAGCGAAGCCGATTTTACGACATTTTCCGCCGCTCCTATCGGGGACGCGCAATTCCCCTGTTGATCGCAACGTTGATCGGCGAAGTGAGCGGCGCCGCCGTGCCCACCTGGATCTACTACCACGCCGTGACGGTCGTCGGGCTCTCGCCCGCTAAAGGCTCGATGATCCTGCTGGCCGGCGGAACGATCAGCATCCCCGGCCTTGCGCTCGGCGCCTGGATGGCGAACCGGCTCGGCCGCGTCCATACGATCGTTATCCTGGGCCTCACCGGGATCGCCGGCATTTTGGCCTTCTATTGGGGTCCGCCAAAGAATTGCGCCTGGCCGACGCTGTGGTTGCTGGTCGCGCACACCTGGTTCGCGACCACTGGACGCGGGCTGCTGGTCGCTGCGAATTCAGCTGTGACGGAACTCTTCCCGACCGCCCTGCGCGGTACGATAATGGGCTGGCTACTGTTCTGTATCGCGATCTCGGCGATTTCGGCGCAGGCGAGCATCGCGATTCTCGCCGCTCGCTTCGGCGGTATGTCCAACGTCGTCGGATGGCTCGCGCTGCTGACCATCCCGTCGGTGCTGATCTGGGGATTTTTTATCGAGGAGACGCGTGGCCTGTCGCTCGAGGCCGCCGCCCGCGAATAA
- a CDS encoding amidohydrolase family protein, producing MHDVVIKGGTVIDGTGAPGFSGDVAFTRGRISGVGKDIGAARRTIDADGLLVAPAWVDVHTHYDGQVTWDPQLAPSLWHGVGTVVFGNCGVGFAPAKPDRHSWLIQLMEGVEDIPGVSLEQGIPWGWESFGEYLDVLAKMPRTLDVGAQVAHGAVRAYVMGDRGARNEAATAGDIAGMAALVKQAIADGALGFSTSRTLVHTGVDGEPVPGTFALEEELTAIARGILAAGRGIFEWVARGAAGEDCAALNEDMQLMRRVAKTGCPITFLLAQHNTDPEQWRSQMRLVEEAVRAGERITPQVFARPICSLFNIAGDHPFTFLPSYAPLKDLPAGERLRMMREPETKRRLLADSDPNTTGMSLLYQNPLIWERTYPLGSPLTYTPAEKDSIASIARREGRDPREVAYDFLVGNEGRTFLMFAVANYADGNPAAVHEMLNHPLAVLGGSDAGAHARVICDASMPTYMMTKWVREHPAGDPLHMPVELVVKKMTSETARLYGLHDRGTLAVGMKADANLIDHTSLAMDYPALVNDLPGGMPRLMQKARGYVATFVNGEAIQENGRETGARPGKVVRGTETRGL from the coding sequence ATGCATGACGTTGTAATCAAGGGCGGCACGGTTATCGACGGTACCGGTGCGCCGGGCTTCAGCGGCGACGTAGCCTTCACCCGCGGACGGATCAGCGGAGTCGGCAAGGACATCGGTGCGGCGCGCCGCACGATTGACGCCGACGGGCTGCTGGTGGCGCCGGCGTGGGTGGACGTGCATACGCATTACGACGGCCAGGTGACGTGGGATCCGCAGCTCGCGCCGTCGCTGTGGCATGGCGTCGGCACGGTGGTCTTCGGCAACTGCGGCGTTGGCTTTGCGCCCGCGAAACCGGATCGTCATTCGTGGCTGATTCAACTGATGGAGGGGGTCGAGGACATCCCCGGGGTCTCGCTGGAACAGGGTATCCCGTGGGGCTGGGAGAGCTTTGGCGAGTACCTCGACGTGCTGGCGAAGATGCCGCGCACGCTCGACGTCGGCGCGCAGGTGGCGCATGGGGCGGTGCGCGCCTACGTAATGGGTGATCGGGGGGCGCGCAACGAGGCGGCGACCGCCGGGGATATCGCGGGGATGGCGGCGCTGGTCAAGCAGGCGATCGCTGACGGCGCACTGGGCTTTTCGACTTCGCGCACGCTGGTGCACACCGGAGTCGATGGCGAGCCGGTGCCGGGGACCTTTGCGCTCGAGGAAGAGCTGACGGCGATCGCACGCGGAATCCTCGCGGCCGGACGGGGCATCTTCGAATGGGTGGCGCGGGGCGCCGCGGGCGAAGATTGCGCGGCGCTGAACGAGGATATGCAGCTGATGCGGCGCGTCGCGAAGACTGGCTGCCCGATCACTTTCCTGCTGGCCCAGCACAATACCGATCCGGAACAATGGCGGTCCCAAATGCGCTTGGTAGAGGAAGCGGTGCGCGCCGGCGAGCGGATCACCCCGCAGGTGTTTGCGCGGCCGATCTGCTCGTTGTTCAACATCGCGGGCGATCATCCCTTCACTTTCCTGCCGAGCTATGCGCCGCTGAAGGATCTGCCGGCCGGCGAACGGCTGCGCATGATGCGCGAGCCTGAAACCAAACGTCGCCTGCTTGCCGACAGTGATCCGAACACCACCGGCATGTCGCTGCTCTATCAGAACCCGCTCATCTGGGAGCGGACCTATCCGCTCGGCTCGCCGCTGACCTACACGCCCGCGGAAAAGGACAGCATCGCCAGCATCGCGCGTCGCGAGGGGCGCGATCCGCGCGAGGTGGCCTACGACTTCCTGGTCGGCAACGAGGGCCGCACGTTCCTGATGTTCGCAGTGGCCAACTACGCCGACGGCAACCCGGCCGCGGTGCATGAGATGCTCAATCATCCGTTGGCGGTGCTCGGCGGCAGCGACGCCGGCGCGCACGCGCGGGTGATCTGCGACGCCAGCATGCCCACCTACATGATGACGAAGTGGGTGCGCGAGCATCCGGCGGGCGATCCGCTACATATGCCGGTCGAGTTGGTGGTCAAGAAGATGACCAGCGAGACGGCGCGGCTGTATGGTCTGCACGACCGCGGCACGCTGGCGGTTGGGATGAAAGCCGACGCGAATTTGATCGACCACACGAGCCTGGCGATGGACTATCCCGCGCTGGTCAATGATCTGCCGGGCGGGATGCCGCGGCTGATGCAGAAGGCGCGCGGCTACGTCGCCACGTTCGTCAACGGGGAGGCGATCCAGGAAAACGGTCGCGAGACTGGGGCGCGTCCCGGCAAGGTCGTGCGGGGAACCGAGACTCGCGGGCTGTAA
- a CDS encoding NAD(P)/FAD-dependent oxidoreductase, producing the protein MNESNKSHYEVIVIGAGVAGICQIKLLADLGVDATVLDAAGGLGGTWYSNRYPGARFDSESYTYGFSFSKELLNEWHWKERFSGQPENLRYLNFVADKFDLHKYMQFNCKVEAAHFDEANDLWRLRLSDGRELTSRFVIMAVGLLSIPTPPRLKGMETFKGRSFHTFNWPHEPVELAGKKVAVIGTGATGIQVIAEIADKVGDLTVFQRRPNWASPLHNGPISEAEMADIRARYDEIFATCARTPGGFEHEPDRRGFYEVSREERLALWDRLYDTPGFAIWLRNFREIFTDEKVNAEFSAYMADRIRRRVKDPAVAEKLIPRDHGFGIQRVPMETYYYEAYNRDNVHLVDITETPIVEMTENGLRTTERDYDFDIIVFATGFDAITGAFDHIDIQGVGGAKLRDKWSDGPSTFLGVLIHGFPNFFMPAGPQSGSASTNYPRGIETGVGWCTKLLEYMWNHGYTRAEATREAEERWTAHVTKMYSTMLMRKAKSWFTGYNSNVAGHEHGKTRYLVYNGGSPKYVSRINEVAEKGYEGIAFSSVSTPFHRPGFENAGAEEKSPD; encoded by the coding sequence ATGAATGAGAGCAACAAGTCGCACTACGAAGTTATCGTCATCGGGGCCGGAGTCGCCGGAATCTGTCAAATCAAACTCCTGGCCGACCTCGGCGTGGATGCAACGGTGCTCGACGCGGCCGGCGGCCTGGGCGGGACCTGGTACTCGAACCGTTATCCCGGCGCCCGGTTCGACTCGGAAAGCTACACTTACGGCTTCTCGTTTTCCAAGGAATTACTGAATGAATGGCATTGGAAGGAACGGTTCTCGGGTCAGCCTGAAAACCTGCGCTACTTAAATTTCGTCGCCGACAAGTTCGATCTGCACAAATACATGCAGTTCAATTGTAAGGTCGAGGCGGCGCACTTCGACGAGGCCAATGACCTGTGGCGGCTCAGGCTCAGCGATGGTCGCGAGCTGACCAGCCGGTTCGTCATTATGGCTGTTGGCCTGCTTTCGATACCTACTCCGCCGCGCCTCAAGGGAATGGAGACCTTCAAGGGCCGCTCGTTCCATACGTTCAACTGGCCGCACGAACCGGTTGAGCTAGCTGGTAAGAAGGTCGCCGTCATCGGCACCGGCGCCACGGGCATCCAGGTTATCGCGGAGATCGCGGACAAGGTCGGCGACCTGACCGTATTTCAGCGCCGGCCCAACTGGGCCTCGCCACTGCACAACGGACCAATCTCCGAGGCGGAGATGGCCGACATCCGGGCGCGCTACGACGAGATCTTCGCGACCTGTGCGCGGACGCCGGGCGGCTTCGAGCACGAGCCGGACCGTCGCGGTTTCTACGAGGTCTCGCGCGAGGAGCGGCTCGCGCTATGGGACCGGCTCTATGATACCCCGGGCTTCGCGATCTGGCTGCGCAACTTCCGCGAGATCTTCACTGACGAGAAAGTGAACGCCGAATTCTCCGCGTACATGGCCGACCGGATTCGCCGGCGGGTGAAGGACCCGGCCGTCGCGGAGAAGCTGATCCCGCGCGATCACGGCTTCGGCATCCAGCGGGTGCCGATGGAGACGTACTATTACGAAGCCTACAACCGCGACAACGTGCACCTGGTCGATATCACTGAGACTCCGATTGTCGAGATGACCGAAAACGGTTTGCGCACCACGGAGCGTGACTACGACTTCGACATCATCGTGTTTGCCACGGGCTTCGATGCGATAACCGGTGCTTTCGACCATATCGACATTCAAGGCGTCGGCGGCGCCAAGTTGCGTGACAAGTGGAGCGACGGTCCGTCGACCTTCCTCGGCGTGCTCATTCATGGCTTTCCGAATTTTTTCATGCCGGCTGGGCCACAGAGCGGCTCGGCCTCGACGAACTATCCGCGTGGCATCGAGACCGGAGTCGGGTGGTGCACGAAGCTGCTCGAGTATATGTGGAACCACGGCTACACTCGCGCCGAAGCGACGCGCGAGGCCGAGGAACGCTGGACCGCCCACGTCACCAAGATGTATTCGACGATGCTGATGCGGAAAGCCAAGTCCTGGTTCACCGGCTACAACTCTAACGTCGCGGGCCACGAGCACGGCAAAACCCGCTACCTCGTCTATAACGGCGGCTCCCCGAAATACGTGAGCAGGATCAACGAAGTCGCGGAAAAAGGCTACGAGGGAATCGCCTTCAGCTCCGTTTCGACGCCATTCCACCGTCCGGGGTTTGAGAATGCAGGCGCCGAAGAGAAAAGCCCTGACTGA
- a CDS encoding glycosyltransferase family 39 protein: MKHAAAALALVALAAILTLHRLGAADVCGFNEAVEGVFVQQMVEHGEYLFPLDNGRAPLYKPPLFHWTATALDRLAGAPRVTAFNLRLPSALYAIAGVALTILLAADLFGWPGGLLAGAILCASYQYIEQARLGRVDMTLCFFETLALFGFLWWLAARDAPLCHPEQSRLAAESTDPGFVTSGTGSKGTAAPRSEASERIREPRQDSESAAEQSRRRCDALRYLFALALGLATLAKGPIGALLPAASAALFLIIERRFDALRRLATPGPILLALLTASSWYAACYFAGRHEFLHRQLGSENFGRFLGALGAMRPWYYLKPLLLNSVPFSLIVPIAVFSALRTWWIAKRPAPASTETASGAATLHQPSASAQPTLRAAPTIDPLSSAPATLPAPAAGAQQAPPDRSAINPRAGEPYGRASTEARALAAVRLLAIFWLVTVVVFSLAAYKRRAYLLPLWPASAVLLAWTLAVVPRRLRTPQPLPPLSAVGDGPRAARASARGYSATLNNIIRLTVIAAIAPAIVVNFIYLPRRAILECGGDSFRATAAQINRIVGRDEPLYSYKLGDEPAALLFYLDRDAPPLDGRLGDAPTPGYVIATAAVWRVERDTALDLTPVFESTSGAQRLVLLRHGPALATR; the protein is encoded by the coding sequence TTGAAACACGCTGCCGCCGCTCTCGCGCTCGTCGCCCTCGCCGCGATTCTCACCCTCCATCGCCTCGGCGCCGCCGACGTCTGCGGCTTCAACGAAGCGGTCGAGGGAGTTTTCGTCCAACAGATGGTCGAGCACGGCGAATATCTCTTTCCGCTCGACAATGGCCGCGCGCCGCTCTACAAGCCTCCCCTCTTTCACTGGACCGCGACCGCGCTCGACCGCCTCGCCGGCGCGCCCCGCGTCACCGCCTTCAACCTGCGCCTCCCCTCTGCCCTCTACGCGATCGCGGGCGTCGCCCTCACGATCCTCTTGGCCGCCGACCTCTTCGGATGGCCCGGCGGACTTCTCGCCGGCGCGATCCTCTGCGCGTCATATCAATATATCGAGCAGGCTCGCCTCGGCCGCGTCGACATGACGCTCTGCTTCTTCGAGACCCTGGCGCTCTTTGGTTTTCTCTGGTGGCTCGCCGCCCGCGACGCCCCCCTCTGTCATCCTGAGCAGAGCCGCCTCGCGGCGGAATCAACGGACCCCGGATTCGTCACCAGTGGGACGGGCTCAAAGGGTACGGCGGCACCACGCAGTGAAGCGAGCGAGCGCATCCGCGAGCCACGCCAGGATTCCGAGTCTGCGGCCGAACAATCCCGGCGGCGGTGCGACGCGCTCCGCTACCTCTTCGCGCTTGCGCTCGGCCTCGCGACACTCGCAAAGGGTCCCATCGGCGCGCTCCTCCCGGCCGCCTCCGCCGCCCTCTTTCTGATCATCGAACGGCGCTTTGACGCGCTCCGGCGCCTCGCCACCCCCGGCCCGATTCTGCTCGCTCTCCTGACCGCCTCGAGCTGGTACGCCGCTTGTTACTTCGCCGGCCGCCACGAGTTTCTCCACCGCCAACTCGGCAGCGAGAATTTCGGCCGCTTTCTCGGCGCGCTCGGTGCGATGAGGCCCTGGTACTACCTCAAGCCGCTGCTGCTCAACTCCGTGCCCTTCAGCTTGATCGTGCCGATCGCCGTTTTCTCCGCGCTGCGCACCTGGTGGATCGCCAAGCGCCCGGCGCCCGCCTCCACCGAGACCGCAAGCGGCGCCGCGACGCTTCACCAACCCAGCGCGAGCGCTCAGCCAACGCTCCGCGCCGCACCCACGATCGACCCGCTCAGCAGCGCCCCCGCAACGCTTCCCGCACCCGCCGCCGGCGCTCAGCAGGCGCCGCCGGACCGCAGCGCGATCAACCCCCGCGCCGGCGAGCCTTACGGTCGTGCGTCCACCGAGGCGCGCGCGCTCGCCGCGGTCCGGCTCCTCGCGATCTTCTGGCTCGTCACCGTCGTTGTGTTCTCGCTCGCGGCCTACAAGCGCCGCGCCTATCTGCTCCCGCTCTGGCCCGCTTCCGCCGTGCTCCTCGCATGGACGCTAGCCGTGGTGCCGCGGCGCCTGCGGACGCCTCAGCCGCTTCCTCCTCTCTCCGCCGTGGGCGATGGCCCGCGTGCAGCGCGAGCGTCCGCGCGCGGCTATTCTGCTACTCTGAATAACATTATCCGTCTCACGGTTATTGCCGCCATCGCACCCGCGATCGTCGTCAACTTCATCTACCTCCCGCGCCGCGCCATTCTCGAATGCGGCGGCGATTCCTTCCGCGCCACCGCCGCGCAAATCAACCGCATCGTCGGCCGCGACGAGCCGCTCTATTCCTACAAGCTCGGCGACGAGCCCGCGGCTCTCCTCTTCTATCTCGATCGCGACGCGCCGCCGCTCGACGGCCGCCTCGGCGACGCCCCCACCCCGGGCTATGTGATCGCCACAGCCGCGGTCTGGCGAGTCGAGCGTGACACGGCGCTCGATCTCACCCCGGTCTTCGAATCGACCTCGGGCGCCCAGCGCCTCGTGCTGCTGCGCCACGGCCCGGCCCTCGCCACCCGCTAG
- a CDS encoding M67 family metallopeptidase, which yields MATAIRRENFDQMIAQAEREFPFECCGFVIGDAVVEEVRAITNIQEQKHREDPAVFIRDARTAFLMEPREHLAVMQELDTRKLELKAVYHSHPEHDAYFSPTDRAQACSFDPSEPDYPGTVYIVLSVKGGKFARAAAFAWDDARRDFAETALQLI from the coding sequence ATGGCGACGGCGATCAGGCGCGAGAACTTCGATCAGATGATTGCGCAGGCGGAGCGCGAGTTTCCGTTCGAGTGCTGCGGCTTCGTGATCGGCGACGCGGTGGTCGAAGAAGTGCGGGCGATCACGAATATCCAGGAGCAGAAGCATCGCGAGGATCCGGCGGTCTTCATCCGCGACGCGCGGACGGCTTTCCTGATGGAGCCGCGCGAGCATCTGGCGGTGATGCAGGAGCTGGACACGCGCAAGCTCGAACTCAAGGCCGTCTATCATTCCCATCCGGAGCATGATGCTTACTTCTCGCCGACTGATCGCGCGCAGGCCTGCTCGTTTGATCCGTCTGAGCCGGATTATCCGGGGACGGTGTATATCGTGCTGTCGGTGAAGGGCGGGAAGTTCGCGCGGGCGGCCGCCTTCGCCTGGGACGACGCGCGCAGAGATTTCGCCGAGACGGCGCTGCAGCTCATCTGA